From the Cucurbita pepo subsp. pepo cultivar mu-cu-16 chromosome LG05, ASM280686v2, whole genome shotgun sequence genome, one window contains:
- the LOC111795925 gene encoding signal peptide peptidase-like 2: MDLQKHFHGRFSLFSLVLLLIFPSYVLGGDIVHHDDLSPKKPGCENDFILVKVQTWIDGIEASEFVGVGARFGATIVSKEKNANQTRLVLANPRDCCSVPKDKLSGDIIMVDRGHCKFTTKANIAEAAGASAILIVNNQKDLYKMVCDPDETDLDIHIPAVMLPHDAGTSLEKMLISNSSVSVQLYSPQRPPVDIAEVFLWLMAVGTILCSSFWSAWSAREAAIEQDKLLKDGADDIQNADEIDSPGVVYINMASAVLFVIVASCFLILLYKLMSYWFIELLVVLFCIGGAEGLQTCLVAVLSRCFKEIGEPYIKVPFFGAVSYLSMAVSPFCVAFAVVWAIYRSASFAWIGQDILGIALIITVLQIVRIPNLKVGTVLLSCAFLYDIFWVFVSKKLFKESVMIVVARGDKSGEDGIPMLLKIPRMFDPWGGYSIIGFGDILLPGLIVAFSLRYDWLANKTLRAGYFLPAMLAYGSGLLITYVALNLMDGHGQPALLYIVPFTLGTLLILGKKRGDLGILWRKGEPERVCPHAHLLINED; this comes from the exons GTTAAAGTTCAAACTTGGATCGATGGCATAGAAGCCAGTGAATTTGTGGGTGTTGGAGCTAGATTTGGTGCTACCATCGTTTCAAAGGagaaaaatgcaaaccaaACACGCCTTGTTCTTGCAAATCCCCGTGATTGTTGCAGTGTGCCAAAAGACAAG CTTTCTGGAGATATAATCATGGTTGATCGAGGTCACTGCAAATTTACTACAAAAGCAAATATTGCTGAAGCTGCTGGTGCTTCAGCTATACTGATAGTAAATAACCAAAAGG ACCTTTACAAGATGGTTTGTGATCCTGATGAGACTGATCTAGATATACATATACCTGCTGTCATGCTCCCTCACGATGCTGGTACAAGCTTGGAGAAGATGCTAATAAGTAATTCTTCAG TGTCTGTTCAGCTATACTCACCACAACGACCACCAGTTGACATAGCTGAAGTATTCTTATGGTTGATGGCTGTCGGTACAATCTTGTGTTCATCATTTTGGTCTGCCTGGAGTGCTAGAGAAGCAGCTATTGAGCAGGACAAGCTACTAAAG GATGGTGCAGATGATATTCAAAATGCTGATGAAATAGACAGCCCTGGTGTTGTATATATCAACATGGCATCAGCAGTCCTGTTTGTCATCGTTGCGTCGTGCTTTTTGATTTTGCTTTACAAACTCATGTCGTACTGGTTCATCGAGCTTTTAGTAGTCCTTTTCTGCATAGGAGGCGCAGAG GGCTTGCAAACTTGTTTGGTCGCGGTATTGTCGAG ATGCTTTAAGGAAATTGGAGAACCATACATCAAAGTGCCATTCTTTGGAGCTGTTTCGTACCTCAGCATGGCGGTTTCTCCATTCTGTGTAGCATTTGCTGTCGTTTGGGCTATCTATCGGAGTGCGTCGTTTGCCTGGATTGGTCAAGACATACTT GGAATTGCACTGATAATTACAGTTCTTCAAATAGTTCGTATACCGAATCTCAAG GTTGGAACAGTGCTTCTCAGTTGTGCCTTCCTCTATGATATCTTTTGGGTCTTTGTTTCTAAGAAGTTGTTCAAGGAAAGTGTGATGATTGTG GTGGCTCGTGGCGACAAAAGCGGAGAGGACGGCATCCCGATGCTGCTAAAGATCCCACGCATGTTCGATCCGTGGGGTGGTTATAGCATCATTGGATTTGGTGACATTCTTTTACCTGGACTTATAGTAGCGTTTTCTCTCAG GTATGACTGGTTGGCTAATAAGACCCTCCGGGCTGGTTACTTCTTACCAGCAATGCTTGCTTATGGATCAG GTCTTCTGATTACCTATGTAGCTTTGAACCTGATGGACGGCCACGGCCAGCCCGCCCTGCTTTATATCGTCCCGTTCACTCTCG GAACACTTTTGATACtggggaagaagagaggagaTTTGGGGATTTTATGGAGAAAAGGAGAACCAGAAAGGGTGTGTCCTCATGCtcatcttctcatcaatgagGATTAA
- the LOC111795927 gene encoding aquaporin PIP1-3 — protein sequence MEGKEEDVKLGANKYSERQPIGTSAQTDKDYKEPPPAPLFEPGELSSWSFYRAGIAEFVATFLFLYITILTVMGVSRAPTKCSTVGIQGIAWAFGGMIFALVYCTAGISGGHINPAVTFGLFLARKLSLTRAIFYIIMQCLGAICGAGVVKGFEKSIYVQKLGGANFVASGYTKGSGLGAEIIGTFVLVYTVFSATDAKRNARDSHVPILAPLPIGFAVFLVHLATIPITGTGINPARSLGAAIIYNRQHAWDDHWIFWVGPFIGAALAAIYHQIIIRAIPFKARA from the exons ATGGAGGGTAAAGAAGAGGACGTCAAGCTCGGAGCCAACAAGTACTCTGAAAGACAACCCATCGGCACATCGGCGCAGACGGACAAGGACTACAAAGAACCCCCACCGGCGCCGCTCTTCGAGCCCGGCGAGCTCTCCTCATGGTCCTTCTACAGAGCCGGAATTGCCGAGTTCGTAGCCACTTTCTTGTTCCTCTACATCACCATTTTGACGGTGATGGGAGTCAGCCGAGCTCCTACCAAGTGCTCCACCGTCGGCATTCAGGGCATTGCTTGGGCCTTCGGCGGCATGATCTTTGCTCTTGTTTACTGCACCGCTGGAATCTCCG GTGGGCACATTAATCCGGCGGTCACGTTCGGGCTTTTCTTGGCGAGGAAGCTGTCGCTCACCAGAGCCATATTCTACATCATCATGCAGTGTCTAGGTGCCATCTGCGGTGCCGGCGTCGTGAAGGGCTTCGAGAAGTCCATCTACGTGCAGAAGCTCGGTGGTGCCAACTTCGTGGCCTCTGGCTACACCAAGGGCAGTGGCCTTGGCGCTGAGATCATAGGCACCTTCGTTCTCGTCTACACTGTCTTCTCCGCCACCGATGCCAAGAGAAATGCCAGAGACTCTCACGTCCCT ATCTTGGCTCCTCTTCCCATTGGGTTTGCTGTGTTTTTGGTTCATTTGGCGACCATTCCCATCACCGGCACCGGCATCAACCCAGCCCGGAGTCTGGGAGCTGCCATCATCTACAACAGGCAGCACGCTTGGGATGACCAT TGGATCTTCTGGGTGGGACCTTTCATCGGAGCTGCTCTTGCAGCTATTTACCACCAGATCATAATCAGAGCCATTCCATTCAAGGCCAGAGCTTGA
- the LOC111795926 gene encoding BTB/POZ domain-containing protein At5g41330, with translation MPPPFSGSTCSSSDLIHPPLNPESNIVAINVGGHFFQTTKQTLALAGSKSLLSTLFDSSQSDVPFIDRDPDLFSLILSLLRTGYLPSKAKAFDLQDLISESQFYGIESLLINSLSNPSQFEAFNLEKSLILPLNGRDPPAAITTTPFGSVHVAHGGKITSFDWSLQRKTTILTQFSAIDSLLALSPSVAAAGATDFSGLQVLDLDTGHVRTILNWENVTRSSSTVQAIGASSQFLFTSFESGRRNSNSIMIYDLQTFSPVNEIGHNEIFGADIDSAIPATMLNWVAGYNLLMASGSHSGPSGVQGNIKFWDIRTGNIAWELKEKVDCFSDMTISENLSAIFKIGVSSGEVYSADLRKLGDGNPWILLGDRMKVVNGKKAGAGGKIESYGNQVFCSREGGIIELWSEVAVENGGSKEGGLRLEERVFRKNVMGRVKDLGGGRVTKLAFGGNKMFVTRKDQQSVEVWQSTNKRPS, from the exons ATGCCGCCTCCTTTTTCTGGTTCAACGTGTTCTTCTTCTGATTTGATTCACCCGCCATTAAACCCTGAATCTAATATCGTCGCCATTAACGTTGGTGGCCATTTCTTTCAAACTACCAAGCAAACCCTAGCCCTAGCCGGTTCCAAATCTCTGTTATCAACGCTCTTCGATTCATCGCAATCCGATGTGCCGTTTATCGATCGAGATCCCGATCTCTTTTCTCTCATACTTTCGCTTCTCAGAACGGGTTACCTTCCGTCTAAAGCCAAGGCGTTTGATCTGCAAGACCTAATTTCGGAGTCGCAGTTCTATGGAATCGAATCGCTTTTGATCAATTCTTTGTCTAATCCTTCCCAATTTGAAGCTTTCAACCTTGAGAAATCGCTGATTTTGCCCCTCAATGGCCGAGATCCTCCGGCGGCGATTACGACGACACCGTTTGGATCGGTCCACGTCGCTCACGGCGGCAAGATCACCTCCTTTGATTGGTCGCTTCAGAGGAAGACGACGATTCTGACGCAATTCTCAGCGATCGATTCCCTTCTAGCGTTGTCGCCTTCGGTGGCCGCTGCCGGTGCCACCGATTTCTCTGGACTGCAAGTCCTCGATCTCGATACCGGCCACGTGAGAACGATTCTTAATTGGGAGAACGTGACTCGATCAAGTTCCACCGTGCAAGCCATTGGAGCCTCCTCTCAATTTCTCTTCACCAGCTTCGAATCAGGCAGAAGAAACTCAAATTCCATTATGATATACGATTTACAAACCTTCAGTCCCGTTAATGAAATTGGCCACAATGAGATCTTCGGAGCGGATATCGACTCAGCAATCCCAGCCACAATGTTGAATTGGGTTGCAGGTTATAATTTGTTAATGGCTTCTGGGTCTCACAGTGGACCTTCTGGTGTACAGGGCAACATCAAATTTTGGGACATTAGAACAGGAAACATAGCTTGGGAGCTGAAGGAGAAAGTGGACTGTTTCTCAGACATGACAATATCTGAGAACCTGTCTGCCATTTTCAAGATTGGTGTGAGCTCTGGTGAAGTTTACAGTGCAGATTTGAGGAAGCTTGGAGATGGGAATCCATGGATCCTCCTAGGGGACAGGATGAAGGTGGTGAATGGGAAGAAGGCAGGGGCTGGGGGGAAGATTGAGAGTTATGGAAATCAGGTGTTTTGTAGCAGAGAAGGAGGGATCATAGAGTTGTGGTCAGAAGTAGCAGTTGAAAATGGAGGAAGCAAGGAAGGAGGATTAAGGTTAGAGGAGAGAGTTTTTAGGAAGAATGTGATGGGGAGAGTGAAGGATTTGGGAGGTGGGAGAGTGACCAAATTGGCATTTGGAGGGAATAAGATGTTCGTGACAAGAAAAGACCAGCAATCTGTGGAGGTTTGGCAGAGTACAAATAAG CGTCCGTCTTAG
- the LOC111795928 gene encoding puromycin-sensitive aminopeptidase-like — MDAPKEIFLKDYKMPDYYFDTVDLKFLLGEEKTIVSSRITVFPRVEGSKFPLVLDGVDMKLISIKVNSEDLEEADYVLDSRHLTILSPPTGSFTLEIVNEIYPQNNTSLKGLYKSTGNFSTQCEAEGFRKITFYQDRPDIMAKYTCRIEADKSLYPVLLSNGNLIDQGDLEGGKHFALWEDPFKKPCYLFALVAGKFVSRDDVFITRSGRKISLKIWTPAEDVPKTEHAMYSLKAAMKWDEDVFGLEYDLDLFNVVAVPDFNMGAMENKSLNIFNSQLVLASPETASDSDYAAILGVIGHEYFHNWTGNRVTCRDWFQLSLKEGLTVFRDQEFSSDMGSRAVKRISDVSKLRNYQFPQDAGPMAHPVRPHSYIKVNGYIYVNFSLLHAGAEVVRMYKTLLGSQGFRKGMDLYFKRHDGQAVTCEDFYAAMRDANNSDFANFLLWYSQAGTPRVKVTSSYNSDGRTFTLKFSQDVPPTPGQPNKEPMFIPVALGLLVSAGNDLPLSSIYHDGVLQSIAENDRPVYQTVLRLTKKEEEIVFSDIPERPVPSLFRGYSAPIRLETDLNDDDLFFLLAHDSDEFNRWEAGQVLARKLMLQLVADHQLNKPLVLNSKFVEGLRSILSDSSLDKEFIAKAITLPGAGEIMDMMAVADPDAVHAVRTFIRKQLANALKAELLTAVENNRSSEAYVFNHPEMARRALKNISLAYLALVEDAEIANLVLDEYKNASNMTDQFAALVALDQKPGETRDEVLADFYTKWQHDYLVVNKWFALQAMSDIPGNLVNVQNLLNHPAFDIRNPNNVYSLIGGFCGSIVNLHAKDGSGYKFLGEAVMQLDKINPQVASGMVSVFTKWKRYDEHRQKLAKEQLEKILSVNGLSENVFEIASKSLAAA, encoded by the exons GATCCAAATTTCCTCTTGTTTTGGATGGGGTTGATATGAAGTTGATTTCGATTAAGGTCAACAGCGAGGACCTCGAG GAGGCAGATTACGTTCTGGACTCCCGCCATTTGACGATCCTATCACCGCCAACTGGTTCTTTTACCTTGGAAATTGTTAATGAGATATATCCTCAGAACAACACTTCTTTAAAG GGACTCTATAAATCAACTGGAAATTTCTCCACACAATGTGAAGCTGAAGGTTTTCGGAAGATCACATTTTACCAG GACCGTCCTGATATAATGGCGAAGTACACATGTCGCATAGAAGCCGATAAGTCATTATACCCGGTGCTACTGTCTAATGGGAATCTTATAGATCAGGGTGATCTAGAG GGTGGAAAACATTTTGCCCTCTGGGAGGATCCCTTTAAGAAACCTTGCTACTTGTTTGCTTTAGTAGCTGGCAAGTTTGTAAGCAGAGACGATGTTTTTATTACTCGTTCAGGTAGGAAAATCTCCTTGAAGATATGGACCCCGGCTGAAGACGTACCCAAGACCGAGCATGCCATGTATTCTTTGAAGGCAGCTATGAAATGGGATGAAGAT GTTTTTGGACTAGAATATGATCTCGATCTCTTCAATGTTGTGGCCGTTCCAGATTTCAACAT GGGAGCCATGGAAAACAAGAGTTTGAAT ATTTTCAATTCACAACTTGTCTTGGCATCTCCAGAAACTGCTTCTGATTCCGACTATGCTGCCATATTAGGAGTGATTGGCCATGAG TATTTCCACAACTGGACTGGCAACAg GGTGACATGCCGTGATTGGTTCCAGCTGAGCCTGAAGGAAGGTCTTACGGTGTTCCGTGATCAG GAATTTTCATCCGACATGGGAAGTCGTGCTGTAAAGCGAATTTCTGACGTTTCAAAACTCAGAAACTATCAGTTTCCACAG GATGCTGGTCCCATGGCTCATCCTGTTCGACCACATTCCTATATCAAGGTTAATGGTTATATTTATGTGAACTTTTCG TTGTTACATGCT GGTGCTGAAGTCGTGAGGATGTACAAGACCTTATTGGGAAGTCAAGGATTTAGAAAA GGCATGGATCTTTACTTCAAGAGGCATGATGGCCAAGCTGTTACCTGTGAAGATTTCTACGCCGCAATGCGGGATGCGAATAATTCCGATTTTGCTAACTTCTTACTATG GTACTCTCAAGCTGGGACCCCTCGAGTCAAAGTTACATCATCTTACAATTCCGATGGTCGTACTTTTACTCTGAAGTTCAG CCAAGATGTCCCACCAACTCCTGGGCAGCCAAATAAAGAGCCAATGTTTATACCTGTTGCTCTTGGTCTGCTAGTCTCAGCCGGCAACGATTTGCCTCTGTCCTCTATATATCATGATGGGGTGTTGCAATCTATAGCTGAAAATGATCGGCCAGTCTACCAAACAGTCCTCAGGCTGACCAAG aaagaagaagagatcgTCTTCTCTGACATACCCGAGCGACCAGTTCCATCTTTGTTTAGGGGCTACAGTGCTCCTATCCGTCTCGAAACAGATCTAAATGACGATGAtctgtttttccttcttgCCCATGATTCTGATGAGTTCAACCG TTGGGAGGCTGGACAAGTGTTAGCACGGAAACTGATGCTCCAATTGGTGGCCGATCACCAACTAAATAAACCATTGGTTCTTAATTCGAAGTTTGTGGAGGGTCTGAGATCCATACTTTCTGACTCGAGCTTGGATAAA GAATTCATTGCGAAAGCTATAACTCTCCCCGGTGCAGGAGAAATAATGGACATGATGGCGGTGGCAGATCCCGATGCTGTTCATGCCGTTCGAACTTTCATCAGGAAGCAACTGGCCAATGCATTGAAAGCAGAGCTTCTCACTGCA GTAGAAAACAACAGGAGTTCAGAAGCATATGTGTTCAACCATCCTGAAATGGCGAGGCGTGCTTTGAAGAATATTTCTCTCG CATATCTTGCATTAGTTGAGGATGCAGAGATTGCCAATCTTGTGCTTGATGAGTATAAGAACGCCTCGAATATGACCGACCAATTTGCAGCTTTGGTGGCTCTAGACCAGAAGCCAGGTGAAACTCGTGACGAGGTTCTCGCCGACTTCTACACCAAGTGGCAGCACGACTATTTG GTTGTCAACAAATGGTTTGCTCTTCAAGCCATGTCAGACATTCCTGGCAATCTTGTGAATGTTCAGAACCTCCTAAATCATCCAGCATTCGACATTCGAAATCCAAACAACGTATATTCTTTGATTGGAGGTTTCTGTGGATCCATCGTCAACTTGCACGCGAAGGACGGATCTGGCTATAAATTCTTGGGAGAAGCTGTCATGCAACTAGATAAAATTAATCCCCAG GTGGCCTCTGGAATGGTCTCTGTCTTCACGAAATGGAAGCGTTACGACGAACACCGACAAAAGCTTGCCAAG GAACAACTGGAGAAGATACTGTCTGTGAATGGACTGTCTGAAAATGTGTTTGAAATTGCATCAAAAAGCTTAGCAGCAGCTTGA